One stretch of Thalassovita sp. DNA includes these proteins:
- the urtC gene encoding urea ABC transporter permease subunit UrtC, with amino-acid sequence MQRSFIARNPSVLIFLSLLALFTLVVTVLSEGAGSGLISTSFIKTLGKTLCLCLIAVAMDLIWGFAGILSLGHFAFFGLGGYMIGMWLMYERTRLIVVDSLSQTEIPPTEAEVVDAIGTQIFGVVGSSEFPLIWGGADSLTLQLMLVVLVPGLLALVFGWLAFRSRVTGVYLSILTQAMTLALALYLFQNDSGLRGNNGLSGLQNLPGVTASQDLVSLWFLWASAFALGAGYLLAAWVVSGKFGSVIRGIRDNEARVRFLGYSVEAYKLAIFTLTACIAAIAGALYYPQAGIINPAEIAPIASIYLAVWVAIGGRGRLYGAVIGAAFVSLLSTWFTGGQAPDLPLGFYTVKWVDWWLVLLGLSFVAVTLFAPKGIGGLIDLIAQRTRKKETGQ; translated from the coding sequence ATGCAGCGTAGTTTCATTGCACGGAACCCTTCGGTTCTGATCTTCCTCAGCCTACTGGCCCTGTTCACCCTGGTGGTCACCGTGCTGAGCGAGGGGGCTGGCTCTGGCCTGATCTCCACCTCCTTCATCAAGACATTGGGCAAAACGCTGTGCCTCTGCCTGATCGCCGTTGCGATGGATCTGATCTGGGGTTTTGCTGGCATCCTCAGCCTGGGTCACTTCGCCTTTTTCGGGCTGGGCGGTTACATGATCGGCATGTGGCTTATGTATGAGCGCACCCGCCTTATCGTGGTTGACTCCCTCAGCCAGACCGAAATCCCGCCAACCGAAGCCGAAGTGGTGGATGCCATCGGCACGCAGATCTTCGGCGTTGTCGGCTCCTCTGAGTTTCCGCTGATCTGGGGGGGTGCCGACAGTCTGACACTGCAGCTGATGTTGGTCGTTCTGGTGCCGGGCCTTCTGGCGCTGGTGTTTGGCTGGCTGGCCTTTCGCAGCCGCGTCACAGGCGTCTACCTGTCGATCCTGACGCAAGCCATGACGCTGGCCCTGGCGCTCTACCTGTTCCAGAACGACAGCGGGCTGCGTGGCAACAACGGGCTGTCCGGGTTGCAGAACCTGCCCGGCGTCACCGCCTCGCAAGATCTGGTTTCGCTCTGGTTCCTCTGGGCCTCAGCCTTTGCGCTGGGGGCGGGCTATCTGCTGGCGGCTTGGGTGGTCTCGGGCAAATTCGGGTCCGTCATCCGGGGCATTCGGGACAATGAGGCGCGGGTGCGGTTCCTGGGCTATTCGGTGGAGGCCTATAAGCTGGCCATCTTCACCCTCACCGCCTGTATCGCCGCCATTGCCGGTGCGCTCTACTACCCGCAGGCGGGCATCATCAATCCAGCGGAAATTGCGCCGATCGCTTCGATCTACTTGGCGGTCTGGGTCGCCATCGGCGGACGTGGCCGCCTGTACGGCGCGGTTATTGGCGCCGCCTTTGTCAGCCTGCTCAGCACCTGGTTCACCGGCGGGCAGGCCCCGGATCTGCCACTGGGGTTCTATACAGTCAAATGGGTCGATTGGTGGTTGGTGCTGCTGGGCCTCTCCTTTGTTGCGGTCACCCTCTTTGCGCCGAAAGGCATCGGCGGGCTGATCGACCTGATCGCCCAGCGCACGCGTAAGAAGGAGACAGGCCAATGA
- the urtD gene encoding urea ABC transporter ATP-binding protein UrtD, whose amino-acid sequence MSMLLEVSGVSVCFDGFKAINNLSFNIGSGELRAIIGPNGAGKTTFMDIVTGKTRPDEGRVIWGEKSVSLLKMSEAQIAQSGVGRKFQKPTVFEDQTVQENLLVALKKPRGWLAVLGYRPTAEDLGRVDALAEEIGLTDQLSRLAGELSHGQKQWLEIGMLLAQEPRLLLVDEPAAGMTVTERQHTTDILVEAAKTRAVVVVEHDMEFVRRLNCKVTVLHEGSVLAEGSLDHVTANQDVIDVYLGR is encoded by the coding sequence ATGAGCATGCTACTGGAAGTTTCCGGCGTTTCGGTCTGCTTTGACGGGTTCAAGGCGATCAACAACCTCAGCTTCAACATCGGATCGGGCGAGTTGCGGGCGATCATCGGCCCCAATGGCGCGGGCAAGACCACCTTCATGGATATTGTCACCGGCAAAACCCGCCCTGACGAAGGCCGGGTGATCTGGGGTGAGAAATCCGTATCTCTGCTGAAAATGTCCGAGGCGCAGATCGCGCAATCCGGCGTGGGGCGCAAATTTCAGAAACCTACTGTGTTCGAAGACCAGACCGTGCAGGAAAACCTGCTGGTCGCCCTGAAGAAACCGCGCGGCTGGCTGGCGGTGCTGGGCTATCGCCCCACGGCAGAGGATCTGGGCCGTGTCGATGCCTTGGCCGAAGAGATTGGGCTAACCGATCAGCTGTCCCGTCTGGCGGGGGAGTTGAGCCACGGTCAAAAACAATGGCTGGAGATCGGCATGCTGCTGGCACAGGAGCCGCGCCTGTTGCTGGTGGATGAACCCGCAGCGGGCATGACGGTCACCGAACGCCAGCACACCACGGATATTCTGGTCGAAGCGGCCAAAACCCGTGCCGTGGTGGTGGTGGAACATGACATGGAATTTGTGCGCCGCCTCAACTGCAAGGTCACCGTGCTGCACGAAGGCAGCGTACTGGCCGAAGGCTCCTTGGACCATGTGACCGCAAACCAAGACGTGATTGACGTCTATCTGGGACGTTAA
- the urtE gene encoding urea ABC transporter ATP-binding subunit UrtE yields MLTLDNLTLHYGHSQILNGVSLEALQGEVTCLMGTNGVGKTSLIKAISGTHPRSAGAMELAGEGLPVLPPHALARKGIATVPQGRDIFPLLTVTENLETGFACLPKDQHFIPDEIYELFPVLKKMSNRRGGDLSGGQQQQLAIARALITKPKLLLLDEPTEGIQPNIIQQIGEVIKLLREQGNMAIVLVEQYFDFAYDLADRFYVLRRGEVILNGRKDELSRDAVLAGVSV; encoded by the coding sequence ATGCTGACACTTGATAATCTGACCCTGCACTATGGCCATTCACAGATCCTGAACGGTGTCTCGCTTGAGGCGCTACAGGGTGAGGTCACCTGCCTGATGGGCACCAACGGTGTGGGCAAAACCAGCCTGATCAAAGCGATCTCAGGCACCCATCCCCGATCTGCGGGCGCCATGGAGCTGGCGGGCGAAGGCCTGCCCGTTCTGCCGCCCCACGCCTTGGCCCGCAAAGGCATCGCCACTGTGCCACAGGGGCGCGATATCTTCCCCCTGCTGACGGTCACCGAAAATCTGGAAACTGGCTTTGCCTGTCTGCCGAAAGATCAGCATTTCATTCCAGATGAGATCTATGAGCTGTTCCCGGTGCTAAAAAAGATGAGCAACCGGCGCGGTGGCGATCTGTCCGGCGGGCAGCAGCAACAGCTGGCAATTGCCCGCGCCCTGATCACCAAACCCAAGCTGCTGTTACTGGATGAACCAACGGAAGGCATTCAGCCCAATATCATCCAACAGATCGGTGAGGTGATCAAACTGCTGCGCGAGCAGGGGAACATGGCGATTGTGCTGGTCGAACAGTACTTTGACTTCGCCTATGATCTGGCGGATCGCTTCTACGTCCTGCGCCGGGGTGAGGTGATCCTGAACGGCCGCAAAGACGAGCTGAGCCGTGACGCGGTGCTGGCGGGCGTTTCCGTCTAA
- a CDS encoding ATP-binding cassette domain-containing protein, protein MTEDTQFHHGDPAPSAPIIQMKNIEKHFGSVIALAGVSVDVYPGECHCLLGDNGAGKSTFIKTMSGVHKPTAGEIYFEGSPLKFEDPRDAIAAGIATVHQHLAMIPLMSVSRNFFMGNEPLKKIGPFNFFDHDKANQVTMAEMKKMGINLRGPDQAVGTLSGGERQTVAIARAVHFGAKVLILDEPTSALGVRQTANVLATIDKVRKQGIAVVFITHNVRHALAVGDRFTVLNRGQTLGTAKRGEISAEELQDLMAGGQEMAQLEGSLGGTV, encoded by the coding sequence ATGACTGAGGATACCCAATTCCATCACGGTGATCCCGCCCCCAGCGCGCCGATCATCCAGATGAAGAACATCGAAAAGCACTTCGGCTCAGTCATTGCATTGGCAGGGGTGTCGGTGGATGTTTATCCGGGTGAATGCCACTGCCTGTTGGGTGACAACGGCGCGGGCAAGTCGACCTTCATCAAAACCATGTCGGGGGTGCATAAGCCCACTGCTGGGGAGATCTACTTTGAAGGATCGCCGTTGAAGTTCGAAGATCCTCGCGATGCGATTGCGGCGGGGATTGCCACGGTGCACCAGCATCTGGCGATGATCCCGCTGATGTCGGTCAGCCGTAACTTCTTCATGGGCAATGAACCCCTGAAGAAGATCGGGCCCTTCAACTTCTTTGATCATGACAAGGCCAATCAGGTCACCATGGCCGAGATGAAGAAAATGGGCATCAACCTGCGTGGTCCGGATCAGGCGGTGGGCACCCTGTCGGGTGGTGAACGCCAGACCGTGGCGATTGCCCGTGCGGTGCATTTTGGCGCCAAGGTTCTGATCCTTGATGAACCGACCTCGGCTCTTGGAGTGCGTCAGACCGCCAATGTTCTGGCCACCATCGACAAGGTGCGCAAACAGGGCATCGCGGTGGTGTTCATCACCCACAACGTGCGCCATGCTTTGGCGGTGGGTGACCGGTTCACCGTGTTGAACCGTGGTCAGACGCTGGGCACTGCCAAACGCGGTGAAATCTCGGCCGAGGAGCTGCAGGATCTGATGGCAGGTGGTCAGGAAATGGCCCAGCTAGAAGGCTCGCTTGGCGGCACTGTCTAA
- a CDS encoding ABC transporter permease: protein MSDAQNIAPELDERIKSRSRFREAMIRPELGGIVGTIIVFALFLVFAFDSGMFNSQGVLNWSQVSAQFMIIAVGACLLMIAGEFDLSVGSMIGFAGMMIAIFSVTLGWPVWMAIIVTFVLCIALGAVNGFIVVRTGLPSFIVTLAFLFILRGFTIYFPQTIERKTIIGGIKDVAEGDWLAALFGGKILTGLFQWLGDAGIIATFERGTRAGQPIVDGVPMLIVWALALIVFGHILLTKTKFGNWIFAAGGDAEAARNSGVPVNKVKILMFMFTAFCATVFATCQVMEFGSAGADRGLLKEFEAIIAVVIGGALLTGGYGSVIGAALGALIFGVVQQGLFFAGVESSLFRVFLGLILLAAVILNTYIRRMITGER, encoded by the coding sequence ATGTCTGACGCACAGAATATTGCGCCGGAGCTGGATGAGCGTATCAAATCGCGCTCTCGCTTCCGCGAAGCGATGATCCGACCCGAATTGGGCGGCATCGTCGGCACCATCATCGTCTTTGCCCTGTTCCTGGTATTTGCCTTCGACAGCGGTATGTTCAATTCCCAGGGCGTGTTGAACTGGAGCCAGGTCTCGGCCCAGTTCATGATCATCGCCGTCGGCGCCTGTCTGCTGATGATCGCGGGTGAATTTGACCTGTCTGTTGGCTCCATGATCGGTTTCGCCGGCATGATGATCGCCATCTTCTCGGTCACGCTGGGCTGGCCTGTCTGGATGGCCATCATTGTGACCTTTGTTCTGTGTATAGCGCTGGGCGCGGTGAACGGGTTCATCGTGGTCCGCACCGGATTGCCCAGCTTCATCGTGACGCTGGCCTTCCTGTTCATTCTGCGTGGTTTCACCATCTACTTCCCGCAGACCATTGAGCGTAAAACCATCATCGGCGGCATCAAAGACGTGGCCGAGGGCGACTGGCTGGCGGCCTTGTTTGGCGGCAAAATCCTGACCGGGCTGTTCCAGTGGCTGGGCGATGCCGGCATCATCGCCACCTTTGAACGCGGCACCCGTGCTGGTCAGCCGATTGTGGATGGCGTGCCGATGCTGATCGTCTGGGCGCTGGCGCTGATCGTGTTTGGCCATATCCTGTTGACCAAGACCAAATTCGGCAACTGGATCTTCGCCGCAGGCGGCGATGCTGAGGCCGCGCGCAACTCGGGCGTGCCGGTGAACAAGGTCAAGATCCTGATGTTCATGTTCACCGCCTTCTGCGCGACCGTTTTTGCCACCTGTCAGGTGATGGAGTTTGGCTCGGCCGGGGCCGACCGTGGTCTGTTGAAAGAGTTTGAGGCGATCATTGCCGTGGTCATCGGGGGTGCCTTGCTGACCGGCGGATATGGATCCGTCATCGGTGCGGCGCTGGGCGCGTTGATCTTTGGTGTGGTGCAGCAGGGGCTGTTCTTTGCCGGGGTCGAAAGTTCGCTGTTCCGGGTGTTCCTGGGGCTGATCCTTTTGGCGGCTGTGATCCTGAACACCTACATCCGTCGCATGATCACCGGGGAGCGTTGA
- a CDS encoding sugar ABC transporter substrate-binding protein, which translates to MTSLIKKFALASALVAAPLMAATTASAEGEKYILVSHAPDSDSWWNTIKNGIALAGDQMGVEVEYRNPPTGDLADMARIIEQAAASGPDGIITTLSDYDVLSGPIRAAVDSGVDVIIMNSGTPEQAREVGALMYVGQPEYDAGFAAGLKAKGDGVASFLCVNHYISSPSSTERCQGFADGLGVDLGNQMIDSGQDPAEIKNKVQAYLSANPATDAVLTLGPTSADPTLLALDENGLAGDIYFGTFDLGEEIVKGIKGGVINWGIDQQPFLQAYLPVVVLANYHRYGVLPGNNINSGPGFVTADGLEKVEAFAGEYR; encoded by the coding sequence ATGACTTCACTGATCAAAAAGTTTGCGCTGGCCTCAGCGCTGGTTGCCGCACCCCTGATGGCTGCGACCACCGCTTCGGCCGAGGGCGAGAAATACATTCTTGTCAGCCACGCCCCTGACAGCGACAGCTGGTGGAACACCATCAAGAACGGCATCGCGCTGGCCGGTGACCAGATGGGCGTTGAGGTTGAGTATCGCAACCCGCCGACCGGCGACCTGGCCGATATGGCGCGTATCATCGAACAGGCTGCGGCCTCGGGCCCCGATGGCATCATCACCACCCTGTCGGACTATGACGTTCTGTCCGGTCCGATCCGTGCTGCAGTCGACAGCGGCGTTGACGTGATCATCATGAACTCGGGCACCCCTGAGCAGGCCCGCGAAGTTGGCGCGCTGATGTATGTCGGTCAGCCTGAATATGACGCGGGCTTCGCAGCCGGTCTGAAGGCCAAAGGCGACGGCGTTGCCTCCTTCCTCTGCGTGAACCACTACATTTCCTCGCCTTCCTCGACCGAGCGGTGCCAGGGCTTTGCAGATGGTCTGGGTGTAGATCTGGGCAACCAGATGATCGATTCCGGTCAGGACCCGGCAGAGATCAAAAACAAGGTTCAGGCCTATCTGTCGGCCAACCCGGCGACCGATGCGGTTCTGACACTCGGCCCGACCTCGGCAGATCCGACCCTGCTGGCACTGGATGAAAACGGTCTGGCCGGTGACATCTACTTCGGCACCTTTGACCTGGGCGAAGAGATCGTCAAAGGCATCAAAGGCGGCGTGATCAACTGGGGTATCGACCAGCAGCCCTTCCTGCAGGCCTACCTGCCGGTTGTTGTTCTGGCCAACTACCACCGTTACGGCGTTCTGCCCGGCAACAACATCAACTCCGGCCCCGGTTTCGTAACCGCTGATGGTCTGGAGAAGGTAGAAGCCTTCGCGGGCGAATACCGCTAA
- a CDS encoding Gfo/Idh/MocA family oxidoreductase: MTQSANTQIGIGICGGGYMGKAHSVAMAAVGAVFNTRLRPRLEMICASSPESAARYRDAFGFNRATEDWRVLVADPAVEAVVIATPQAHHRAIAEAAIALGKPVFCEKPLGASLEDSASMVAAAEAAGVVNMVGFNYIRTPASQYARQLLAEGAIGEVTWFRGEHTEDFLADPDTPATWRTSGAANGTLGDLAPHMINAALALMGPIAEVMGMAETVHRDRPGGVVDNDDHAQVMCRFENGVMGQMYFSRVATGRKMGYAYEITGTKGAIRFDQEDQNALWLYLREGPEATQGFRKILTGPAHPDYEPFCQGPGHGTGYQDQILIEAKDFLTAIDRGASIWPSFRDGHEVNRVVAAIRASDAARTWVPLAAL; encoded by the coding sequence ATGACCCAATCCGCGAATACCCAGATCGGCATCGGCATTTGTGGCGGCGGCTACATGGGCAAGGCCCATTCGGTCGCGATGGCGGCGGTTGGCGCCGTGTTCAACACCCGGCTGCGCCCGCGGTTGGAGATGATCTGTGCGTCCTCGCCCGAAAGTGCCGCGCGATATCGCGACGCCTTTGGGTTCAACCGGGCCACCGAGGATTGGCGCGTGCTGGTCGCGGACCCGGCGGTGGAGGCCGTAGTGATCGCCACCCCGCAGGCCCATCACCGCGCGATAGCCGAGGCGGCGATCGCCCTGGGCAAGCCGGTGTTCTGCGAAAAACCCCTGGGCGCGTCGCTGGAGGATAGCGCCAGCATGGTGGCCGCGGCCGAGGCGGCAGGTGTGGTGAACATGGTTGGCTTCAACTATATCCGCACCCCGGCCAGCCAATATGCCCGTCAGCTACTGGCCGAAGGGGCGATCGGTGAGGTGACCTGGTTCCGCGGCGAACATACCGAGGATTTTCTGGCTGATCCCGACACACCAGCCACTTGGCGCACCTCTGGGGCCGCAAATGGCACCTTGGGCGATCTGGCGCCACATATGATCAATGCCGCCCTTGCCCTGATGGGCCCCATTGCCGAGGTCATGGGCATGGCGGAAACTGTGCATCGTGACCGGCCGGGGGGCGTTGTGGACAATGACGACCACGCCCAGGTGATGTGCCGGTTTGAAAACGGGGTGATGGGGCAGATGTATTTCAGCCGCGTCGCTACGGGCCGCAAGATGGGCTACGCCTATGAAATCACCGGCACCAAAGGGGCGATACGCTTTGATCAGGAAGATCAGAACGCCCTGTGGCTCTACCTGCGTGAGGGGCCGGAGGCGACGCAGGGCTTTCGCAAGATTCTGACCGGCCCGGCGCATCCCGATTACGAACCCTTCTGTCAGGGGCCGGGGCATGGCACCGGCTATCAGGATCAGATTTTGATCGAGGCGAAAGACTTCCTGACAGCGATTGATCGCGGCGCATCGATCTGGCCCAGCTTCCGCGATGGCCATGAGGTGAATCGCGTGGTGGCGGCCATCCGTGCCTCTGACGCCGCGCGCACATGGGTGCCGCTGGCCGCCCTCTGA
- a CDS encoding 5-deoxy-glucuronate isomerase: MHIPPHDNQNKAIVDVDHPLVPLNYFNIVKLQRGESFDSQVAGYETCIVPATGTVDVDVDGARYPALGNRGVDVWDGEPEGVYVPVGAKVRLTCVSDSAEVFIAGAKYDKVLEPFEVRGDGIDLVQYGSDDTKTHRKIKHILGAEHHDKVGRLLVSELFTVGQGGWSGFPSHKHDTDRLPEETRHDETYNFRFRPNYGSGMQMLQREDNKPGDAYHVMDGSTMLIDKGYHPCAVLPGYEMYYFTILGGESQRSLKQYFQPTHEEQLHTIPGIMDMVAKFK, encoded by the coding sequence ATGCATATCCCACCCCATGACAACCAGAACAAAGCCATTGTGGATGTCGATCACCCGCTGGTGCCGCTGAACTACTTCAACATCGTCAAATTGCAGCGCGGTGAAAGCTTTGACAGCCAGGTCGCCGGCTATGAAACCTGCATCGTGCCCGCCACCGGCACCGTGGATGTCGACGTTGACGGCGCGCGCTATCCGGCCCTTGGCAATCGCGGTGTCGATGTCTGGGATGGGGAGCCTGAGGGCGTTTATGTGCCGGTTGGCGCCAAGGTGCGCCTGACCTGCGTCAGCGACAGCGCCGAGGTGTTCATTGCCGGCGCTAAATATGACAAGGTGTTGGAACCCTTTGAGGTGCGCGGCGACGGTATCGATCTGGTGCAATACGGATCGGATGACACCAAAACCCACCGCAAGATCAAACACATCCTTGGCGCCGAACATCATGATAAGGTGGGTCGCCTGCTGGTCAGTGAGCTGTTCACCGTGGGTCAGGGCGGCTGGTCCGGCTTTCCCAGCCACAAACATGACACCGACCGCCTGCCCGAAGAAACCCGGCATGATGAAACCTACAACTTCCGCTTCCGGCCCAATTACGGCTCGGGCATGCAGATGCTGCAGCGTGAAGACAACAAACCGGGCGATGCCTACCACGTGATGGATGGCTCCACGATGCTGATCGACAAGGGCTATCACCCCTGCGCGGTGCTGCCGGGCTATGAGATGTATTATTTCACCATTCTGGGCGGCGAGAGCCAGCGCAGCCTGAAACAGTACTTCCAGCCCACCCATGAGGAACAGTTGCACACGATTCCCGGCATCATGGATATGGTGGCCAAGTTCAAATAG
- a CDS encoding TetR/AcrR family transcriptional regulator: MPRPSMKDQRSEEILDAYLTCVARFGLEGATQERIAAEAGVKRPLLRHYLGNKDQMIDALADHVISSFDLASDVIGAELAVLDTPQDLVAMLFTDRGAHDPRYLLAWQALAIAVADHQHMREPLLASMQRFLTMLQDTLARIVPSAPTVQINAVAQGISALFINADSFTPLGPPATWRAETQEAAMLLASTLTPHTPEA, encoded by the coding sequence ATGCCTCGCCCCAGCATGAAAGATCAAAGGTCCGAAGAGATCCTGGATGCCTATCTGACCTGCGTTGCCCGCTTTGGTCTGGAAGGCGCCACGCAGGAGCGGATCGCGGCCGAAGCTGGCGTCAAACGCCCCCTGCTGCGCCACTATCTGGGCAACAAGGATCAGATGATTGATGCGCTGGCCGACCATGTGATCAGCAGCTTTGATCTGGCCTCGGATGTCATCGGCGCCGAACTTGCCGTGCTGGATACGCCGCAAGATCTGGTTGCCATGCTGTTTACTGACCGCGGCGCCCATGATCCGCGCTACCTGCTGGCCTGGCAGGCACTGGCCATCGCGGTGGCCGATCACCAGCATATGCGCGAACCGCTGCTGGCCAGCATGCAACGCTTTCTGACCATGTTGCAGGACACGCTGGCCCGTATCGTGCCCAGCGCCCCCACGGTGCAGATCAACGCCGTGGCGCAGGGGATATCGGCCCTGTTCATCAATGCCGATTCCTTCACGCCACTGGGTCCGCCCGCCACCTGGCGCGCCGAAACCCAAGAGGCCGCTATGCTGCTGGCCAGCACCCTCACCCCCCACACACCGGAGGCCTGA
- a CDS encoding aromatic ring-hydroxylating oxygenase subunit alpha — protein MSTMYHRLPVEAYTSQEWFDREQRLIFSRSWRFAGLVEDVPGPGHYISVQAGLNNLFIVMGRDHRLRAFHNICRHRGTQLIRAVGKTQKALTCPYHDWTYDLEGNLISVPDEEREFPGGVDKSCLGLKPASVDVWRGMLFVHPDPNPPSLAEWFGAVDPHLGPHDPNELVEYEEARSSYDIKANWKIVVENYIDVYHLSHLHSDTLHMYDHAKAKFGWEGPHYHFWEPPSADYAKDLEKNLPTPRVIPEPHVGAWVPMLFPGIGLGASEESWNLFIITPLGPDLTRIENRSKLANASSWEYSKQQWSSWSFWKDFGGAKYKGEDAQGENDPMASGDFTAEDVYACEQQQKALTSPYLEIGPAAKGESPILMHQQAVLDFMEGQEKWA, from the coding sequence ATGTCGACTATGTATCATCGCCTCCCGGTGGAGGCTTACACTTCACAGGAATGGTTTGACCGTGAACAACGTCTGATCTTTTCCCGCAGCTGGCGTTTTGCCGGTCTGGTTGAGGATGTGCCGGGTCCCGGCCATTACATTTCGGTGCAGGCCGGGCTGAACAACCTGTTCATCGTCATGGGCCGCGATCACCGTCTGCGCGCCTTTCACAACATCTGCCGCCATCGCGGCACCCAGCTGATCCGCGCGGTGGGCAAAACCCAGAAGGCGCTGACCTGCCCCTACCATGACTGGACCTATGATCTGGAAGGCAACCTGATCTCAGTTCCGGATGAAGAGCGTGAGTTCCCTGGCGGCGTCGACAAAAGCTGCCTTGGGCTGAAACCCGCCTCGGTCGATGTCTGGCGCGGCATGCTGTTTGTGCACCCCGATCCCAATCCGCCCAGCCTGGCGGAATGGTTTGGCGCGGTGGATCCGCATCTGGGCCCGCATGATCCGAATGAGCTGGTCGAATATGAAGAGGCCCGCAGCAGCTATGACATCAAGGCCAACTGGAAGATCGTCGTAGAAAACTACATTGACGTCTATCACCTAAGCCACCTGCATTCCGATACATTACACATGTATGATCACGCCAAAGCCAAGTTCGGCTGGGAAGGGCCGCATTACCATTTTTGGGAACCCCCCAGTGCGGACTATGCAAAGGATCTGGAAAAGAACCTGCCAACCCCCCGGGTGATCCCAGAACCCCATGTGGGCGCCTGGGTGCCGATGCTGTTTCCCGGCATTGGCCTGGGCGCCAGCGAGGAAAGCTGGAACCTGTTCATCATCACACCGCTTGGCCCGGATCTGACACGGATCGAAAACCGCTCCAAACTGGCCAATGCCTCATCCTGGGAATACTCCAAACAGCAATGGTCCTCCTGGTCCTTCTGGAAGGATTTTGGCGGTGCCAAATACAAAGGGGAGGATGCCCAGGGCGAAAACGATCCAATGGCCTCGGGCGATTTCACCGCCGAAGATGTTTATGCCTGCGAACAGCAGCAGAAGGCGCTGACCAGCCCCTATCTGGAAATCGGCCCCGCCGCCAAAGGCGAAAGCCCGATTCTGATGCATCAGCAGGCGGTGCTGGACTTCATGGAAGGACAGGAAAAATGGGCCTGA
- a CDS encoding ABC transporter six-transmembrane domain-containing protein, producing MGLSARRASLLQGRGLTLGGLFAAFWPQISVTWALTLIEVALFALIPLLIGRAIDGLIEADMAAFWMLAIVLAVLLLVATGRRLFDTRAYGVMRVSLGRALAERSKDRPVSTVNARLAMSRELVDFLETEAPESMTGVLQMLAAIAILSSFHPTLGLIAGAALVFMLVIYGLAHRRFYKINQLLNAQSEKQVSILETRSLPRLGAHLLALRKSEVRLSDTEALVYGLIFAGLLSLVLFNLWFATQNITITAGTVFAVVTYSWEFVDGALFLPTTLQSLSRLSEITRRINQTEASE from the coding sequence ATGGGCCTGAGCGCGCGCCGCGCTTCTCTCTTGCAGGGGCGTGGGCTGACCCTTGGTGGCCTTTTTGCAGCCTTTTGGCCGCAGATCAGCGTGACCTGGGCCTTAACCTTGATTGAGGTGGCGCTGTTTGCGCTGATCCCGCTGCTGATCGGTCGCGCCATTGACGGGTTGATCGAGGCGGATATGGCTGCCTTCTGGATGCTGGCCATTGTTCTGGCCGTGTTGCTGCTGGTGGCCACCGGCCGCCGCCTGTTTGACACCCGGGCCTATGGCGTGATGCGGGTCAGTCTGGGCCGTGCCTTGGCCGAACGGTCCAAGGATCGCCCGGTCTCAACCGTCAATGCCCGGCTGGCCATGTCACGTGAGCTGGTCGATTTTCTGGAAACCGAAGCCCCGGAAAGCATGACCGGGGTGCTGCAGATGCTGGCGGCCATCGCCATCCTCAGTTCGTTTCACCCCACGCTTGGCCTGATCGCAGGCGCGGCGCTGGTCTTTATGCTGGTGATCTACGGGCTGGCCCATCGCCGGTTTTACAAGATCAACCAGCTGCTGAATGCCCAAAGCGAAAAACAAGTCAGCATTCTGGAAACCCGGTCCCTGCCCCGCCTTGGCGCCCATCTATTGGCCCTGCGCAAATCCGAAGTGCGCCTGTCAGACACCGAAGCCCTGGTCTACGGGCTGATCTTTGCCGGGCTGCTGTCCCTTGTTTTGTTTAACCTGTGGTTTGCCACCCAGAACATCACCATCACCGCCGGCACCGTCTTTGCTGTGGTCACCTACAGCTGGGAATTTGTCGACGGCGCGCTGTTCCTGCCCACCACCCTGCAATCCCTGTCCCGGCTGAGCGAAATCACCCGCCGGATCAACCAAACGGAAGCCTCAGAATGA